The Actinomyces lilanjuaniae genome segment ACCGTGGTGACCCAGGCGCGAGGGACGCCGCCCTGCCAGCACCCAGACCGGGGCTGACGGCTGGAAGAGCGGGCGCAGGGCTGGCAGCAGGAAGGGAGCCTGCCGGAGGAGATATGGGCGCGACCATATTCTCAAGATTGTCAAGATTGTCAAGATTGTCAAGATTATCAAGACAGCAAAGGAACACCATGACAACACCGTTGGAGCACAAGGACGCAATCCGCGAGGTCATCGACCGCTTTGCCGCCCTGGAGGTGGACGTCTCCGAGCAGGCCAAGCTGTTCACGCCGGACGCGCACGTCGTCGTCTATGCCGCTGACGGCTCCGTCATGATGGAGTTCGACGGTGCGGACACGCTCGTCGAGCGCTTTGGCGCGGCCATGGCGGGGGTCAAGACCGCCTACCACATCAATGGGCAGCAGGTGATCACTGTTGACGGGGGCACCGCTACTGATGTCCACTACGGCAAGGCCCTGCTGGTCCAGGAGGTTGACGGCAAGGATGTGCTGACTGACCACTCCATCCGCTACACCGACACCCTGGTGCTCCGTGACGGGAAGTGGCTCATCAGCCGCCGCGAGCAGCACTTCGTGATCAGCGAGACCCGGGCACTTTGAGGCGGGTGCCGGTCAGAGCCGTCTCGGGACACTGGGTGCTCCGGGAGAAGGTGCCGGAGAAGGCGCGCGCCTACACGTAACCTGTTTGCTGCCCGTCAGCCGCCTGTCGGCTGCCCCTCACAGTGGCGCTGCTGGCTGGCACCACCGACCGCCCGCGTCCAGGAGGACCGAGACCGTGACCGACTACGCGACCCTCACCGACCGCTCCGCGCCACAGGCCCAGCGCATCGCCGACCTGGCGAAGGCGTCGGTGTCACCCGGCAAGTCAGTCCTCATCGAGGACGAGGAGCCCCTTCTGGCCGCCCTGGGCGCGGGGCTGCGGTTCCTGGGCGTCTACGTCCTGGACTCCGTGGAGCCGCCGCGCGGGGTTGTCGAGTCCTGCGAGCAGGCTGGTGTCCCCGTGACCGTCATGAGCGCTGCCCTGGCCACCGAGCTCTTCAGGTCGGACAAGCGCCCGGACGTGTTCGGCGTAGCGCGGGTGCCCCCGCCTCCGGGCATCGAGCGGCTCCAGGCGCCCGGCCGTGACGTCCTCATCCTCGACGGCGTTCGGATCGTGGGTAACATCGGCGCGATCGTGCGCAGCGCCTACGCCTTCGGGGCTGCGGGCGTGGTGCTAGTGGACTCCGGTCTGCGCAGCATCACCGATCGTCGGCTGATCCGGGCCAGCCGCGGCTACGTGTTCTCGCTGCCGGTGGCCCTCATGACGTGGGAGGAGGTCTCCGAGCTGGTCAACCAGGCCGGGATGGACGTCGTGCTGCTGGACACCGCCGGTGGTACGGGGCTTGACCAGGTGGCCGCACGCAGCGCTCCGCAGGCCCTGCTGCTCGGTGCCGAGACGGTGGGAGCCTCCGAGCAGGCGCGCCACCTGGCTGCCACGACCGTCTCCATCCCCATGAATGAGGCCGTGGAGTCCCTCAACGTCTCAGTGACGGCAGGGGTGCTGCTGCACGCCCGCTCCGGATACAACCTTGCCAGGATGCGTGGGGAGTCCTGACAGGAGCGCGCTCAGCCGTTGTCCTCACGGTACCGACGGGATGCTGCGGTGATCTGGCGCACCAGGTCGAGCGCGAGGTGCAGATCCTCCTCGCCGACCTCGGCACCGACGGCGTCGGCCCACGCGTGCTGCTCGGCGGCGAGCGCCTGGACAGCCTCGCGCCCACGGCCGGTGAGCACGAGGAGGTTCTGACCACGTCGGGCGGGGTTGGGCTGCCAGGTTGCCCAGCCCTGGGCCACCACGTCGTTGGCTACCCGCTGGACGCTCTGGCGCGACAGGCCCAGGCCTACGCGGCGGGCGACCTGGGCGACGCTCAGCGGCTCCTCCAGCACCGCACCCAGGACACGCCAGCGGGCTGGCGTCAGCTCGTGGTGCGCGGTCATCATGGCTGCTGCGGCGAGGAGTTCTCCGCCCAGTTCGAAGACCGGCAGGACCAGCTCTGTCAGTGCGTCTCCCTCAGGACTCCTGCCAGGCACGGGTCACCTCCGCCAACTCCTCGTAGTGACGTGCGTCCCCGGTGAGGTAGAGGCGCTCCCAGGCGTCGGCGACTGCGGTGGGTAGCACGCCACTGACCCGCGTGACCTCGGCGGTGAAGGGAACTGCGTGGATGCCGGAGGCGGTGGTGACCCCCTGGTCGGTGACCACAGGGGTCTCCACGTGGCGTGGGCTGCCACGGTAGCCGCTGGCCTCCAGGTACCCCTTGCTGTTGGAGGTGTGGGAGCGCGTGTCGAGGACCCCGTGGCGTGCCAGGAGGAAGGTGCCGCCACAGATGGCGGCGACGGAGACGCCGCGCTCCAGCAGGTCCTGGACGGCTGCGGTGAGCCGCTCGTGCCCCTGGGCGTAGGTCTCCCCGCCCGGGACCACCAGGGCGGCAAGACGGCCCTCCTCCGCCAGGGTGGTGAGCTCGCTGAGATCTGCGGACGGCGTGATGGGCAGACCTCCCAGGGAGGTCACCGGCTCCAGGCCGTCACCGACGAGCAGCAGGCGGAAGCGGCCGGGGCGGATGCTCTCCGCGGTGGTGACCTGGGTGGTCAGGTAGGCGTACTCCCAGTCCGCCATGGTGTCAGTGGTGTACAGGGCGATGACGCGTGAGGTGACGTGTGAGGACTGGGTAGTCAGAGCGGTCCGTTCAGGCATGCTGGGACCGTACTGGCATTGACAGCATACTGTCAAAGGGTGGCTGACCTGCCTCAGGCCGGTGCGGTCCCGGGCTGCCTGCCAGCTCATGACCTCGTGCGTCCAAACCGGGAGAGGAGTGGCGGTGGTGTGCTCAGCCGTCGCTGCTGGCGGGGAGCAACGCCTCGATCTGTGGCAGCAGGGTCGGAACCTTTCGTGTCCCCGCCTCGTAGACGAGTCGGGCGTCAACGGTCCCGTACTCGTGCGCAAGAATGTTCCGCATCCCGACTATGCGGCTCACATCCCGGATCTGCGCTGCTATCCGCGGATCCGTTCGGCGTACCCGGTTGAGTGACTCGCCGAGTATCTCAAGCTGACGCTCAACTGTGGAGCGCCGCATCGCGTCCTGGGTGAACTGGTCCCAGCTGACACCGTCAAGGAACGTGATCACCGACTGGGCTGCCTCGGCAGCCTCCCACAGGTAGGCGGCGCTCTCATGACGCATAGACGTCCTCCGCTGTAGCCAGGACCGACTCCCGGAAGTAGGGGTTTCGCAGGGAGTCTGTCGTCACGAGATCCACAGGACGGCCTGCAACGTGCTCCAGGGCCTCCTGCAGACCGAAGAAGTCCTCGAAGCGACTGTCTCGGTCCTCCTGGAAATCGACGAGGAAGTCGAGGTCGCTGGTGGTCGGGTCGAAGGTCCCGGTCACGGCTGAGCCAAAGATCCTGAGCCGCGCCACACCGAAACGCCTACAGGCATCCCTGATGGCATCCGGATCGGCTGCAGCGGCAACAGTCATGGCTCAATTCTCTCAGAAGACTCCGCGCAAAGGTGCGGGACAGGCTCGGGGCAGGGCCAGGTCCTCCTGGACAGGTACGTCCGTGGGCCCGACGAGGTGCGTCGCCCGTGCGAGCGCTCACGGGGTCCTCATGCTGCCCAAGTGCTCTGCGGCGCTGGCCTCGCCCGCGCGAGTGCCGGTGGGCCGCTGGGTAGCACGTGGCCTAGGCTTGGCCTGCCATGACTCACGCGACGAACGCCCTCTTCGGCAACCTGTCCATGCCCGGGACAAGCCGCACCTCCCCGCCCGCCGAGGCCGCCCTGCCCTCCCTGGCTACCTTTGACGACGACTCCTGGGCCGACGTGGAGCCCCCCGACGAGGAGGACCTGGAGCCGGGGGAGGGGGGACCGCAGGACTGGGTGCGCGAGGACCTACCCGGCGGGGCCCGTGGCACGGGGACTGGGGAGTACCCCGTCAGGACTCGGGGCGCAGGCCCTGTTGCCGACCACGGCGGGGAGCCTGCCGAGGACCGTGGCACCGCGCCCCTCTCCTGGGAAGAGCGCCAGGCGGTCACGGCGGGCCTCGTGGCCCGCGCCCAGGCGGACGCGTCAGCAGCCCGCGCCCAGGCCGAGTGGTCTGAGCGGGCTGAGGCCGACCTGGCAGCGGCTGCTGCCACGGGGGGCGCAGAAGGGCTGGTGCGCCCCGGTGCGGGCAGCGCTGGGGGCGCGACGGCCGGCCGGGAGCCAGTGGGCGCCGTCGGCACCGTGCGCACGGGGTACGCGGGGCACACGGGGGCGCCACGCGTGCCCTGGGGGGTCACCGTGGCCGACCCCGCCAGCCTGGTCGAGGGACTCAACCCCGCCCAGGCGCAGGCGGTCACGCACTCGGGCTCTCCGCTGCTTATTATCGCCGGGGCCGGCTCGGGCAAGACCCGCGTGCTCACCCACCGTGTGGCCCACCTCATCGCCACCGGTCGGGCGCGTCCCGGGGAGATCCTGGCGATCACCTTCACCAACAAGGCCGCCGCCGAGATGCGTGAGCGGGTCACCGCCCTGGTGGGACCTGCGGGGGAGCGCATGTGGGTGTCCACCTTCCACTCCGCCTGCGTGCGTATCCTGCGCCGCAGCCACGAGGCGGCCGGCCTGCGCTCGACCTTCTCTGTCTATGACGCCGCAGACTCCACCCGCCTGATCACCCTCATCGTGCGGGAGCTGGGCATCGACCCCAAGCGCTTCACCCCCAAGACCTTTGCCCACCGCATCTCCGACCTGAAGAACGAGCTGGTCACCCCCGAGGAGCTCGCCCGCACGGCCCAACCCACCAACCCGATGGAGCGCCACCTGGTAGAGGTCTACCAGGCCTACGCCCAGCGCCTGGCGGCGGCCAACGCCCTGGACTTCGACGACATCATCATGCGTACCGTCGCCCTCCTCCAGACCCAGCCCGCCGTGGCCGAGGCCTATCGGCGTCGCTTCCGCCACGTGCTGGTGGACGAGTACCAGGACACCAACCACGCCCAGTACGTGCTGGTGCGTGAGCTGGTCGGCGGCCCGGGCACCTCCGGGGAGGGCTCGCCCCTGCCGGCGGGCGAGCTGACGGTGGTGGGCGACTCCGACCAGTCCATCTACGCCTTCCGTGGTGCCACGATCCGTAACATCGAGGAGTTCGAGCAGGACTACCCCAGCGCGCGCACGATCCTGCTGGAGCAGAACTACCGCTCCACCCAGAACATCCTGACCGCAGCCAACACGGTCATCTCCCGCAACAGCGGCCGCCGTCCTAAGAACCTGTGGACCAGCTCCGGCGACGGCGCACCTGTGACCGGGTATGTGGCCGACTCCGAGCACGACGAGGCCCGCTGGGTCAGCCAGGAGATCGACCGACTGGCTGACGAGCACGGCGTGCGGCCAGCGGAGGTGGCCGTCTTCTACCGCACCAACGCCCAGTCCCGCGCCCTGGAGGAGGTCTTCGTCCGCTCCGGACAGCCCTACAAGGTCGTCGGGGGTACCCGTTTCTACGAGCGGCGCGAAGTCAAGGACGCCATCGCCTACCTGCGCGCCGTGGACAACCCCGACGACGACGTCAACCTGCGCCGCATCCTCAACGTCCCCAGGCGGGGCCTGGGGGACAAGGCGGAGGCGGCCCTGGCTGAGCACGCCTCCCGCCACGCGGTGTCCTTCGGCCGGGCCGTTGCCGACGCCGCCGGCGTGCCGCGTGAGGATCCCGCCCGGCAGGGCGATGACGAGCCGCCGGTTGTGGAAGGCCTGACGACTCGCGCCCGCAACCAGGTGCGTGGCTTCCACGAGCTGCTGGTCTCCCTGCGCCAGATGCTGGGCGAGGGGCAGGGGGTGGCCGAGGTGCTTGACTCGGCCCTGGACGCCTCCGGCTACCTGGCTGAGCTGCGAGCCAGTGACGACCCTCAGGACGCCACCCGGGTGGAGAACCTGGCTGAGCTGCACTCGGTGGCCTCCGACTTCCAGGCTGCCAACCCGACAGGAACCCTGGCGGACTTCCTGGAGCGAGTCTCCCTGGTGTCCGACTCCGACCAGCTCCCCGACGCGGACGAGGCAGGCACAGGAGGCCTCCCGGAAGGGCAGGTGACTCTCATGACCGTACACACTGCCAAGGGGCTGGAGTTCCCGGTGGTCTTTGTCACTGGCATGGAGGACGGCACCTTCCCTCACGTCCGCTCCCTGAGCGAGGAGGCCGACCTGGCTGAGGAGCGCCGCCTGGCCTACGTGGCGCTGACTCGTGCGCGCGAGCGGCTCTACCTTACCCGTGCTGCCGTGCGCAGTGCCTGGGGGACGACTCAGGCCATGCCTGCCTCCCGGTTCCTGGACGACCTTCCGGCCGAGGTCGTGGACTGGAGGAGACTGGCCTCGGACACCGTGGCGTTGTACAGCGACAGCACTGGCTGGGGCTCCAGCTGGGGAGAGGGCGGCTACGGCTCCGGCCGCCGTGGCGCTCGTGGGGGTCCGGGAAGACGGGCAGGTGCCGACCGTGGCGGGGAGCCCGGGGAGAGTCCTGCCCACCCTGACGAGGACGACTTCGCGCCCCCGGTCGGTTCGGGGAACCGCCGTACCGGGCGTCTGGGACGGGTGGAGACAGCCAAGGACCGCGCCGAGGCCCGCCGGGCTGAGCGGGCGGCTAGGCGTGGTCGGCCGACTCGTCTGGACGGCAGCCCAGGCCGTCCTCGGGGCCGCTCAGGGCAGCAGGAGAGAGGTCGCGTGGGCGCCGGTGACGAGGCAGGGCGGTCTCAGGACGAGGCGCTGCCAGCAGCAGTAGCCGGCCTGCGGGTGGGCGACCAGGTTCGTCACGACTCCTACGGGATCGGGACCGTGGTTGGTCTGGAGGGCGCGGGCCGCTCCCTGACAGCCC includes the following:
- a CDS encoding nuclear transport factor 2 family protein; this translates as MTTPLEHKDAIREVIDRFAALEVDVSEQAKLFTPDAHVVVYAADGSVMMEFDGADTLVERFGAAMAGVKTAYHINGQQVITVDGGTATDVHYGKALLVQEVDGKDVLTDHSIRYTDTLVLRDGKWLISRREQHFVISETRAL
- a CDS encoding TrmH family RNA methyltransferase, producing MTDYATLTDRSAPQAQRIADLAKASVSPGKSVLIEDEEPLLAALGAGLRFLGVYVLDSVEPPRGVVESCEQAGVPVTVMSAALATELFRSDKRPDVFGVARVPPPPGIERLQAPGRDVLILDGVRIVGNIGAIVRSAYAFGAAGVVLVDSGLRSITDRRLIRASRGYVFSLPVALMTWEEVSELVNQAGMDVVLLDTAGGTGLDQVAARSAPQALLLGAETVGASEQARHLAATTVSIPMNEAVESLNVSVTAGVLLHARSGYNLARMRGES
- a CDS encoding MarR family winged helix-turn-helix transcriptional regulator translates to MPGRSPEGDALTELVLPVFELGGELLAAAAMMTAHHELTPARWRVLGAVLEEPLSVAQVARRVGLGLSRQSVQRVANDVVAQGWATWQPNPARRGQNLLVLTGRGREAVQALAAEQHAWADAVGAEVGEEDLHLALDLVRQITAASRRYREDNG
- a CDS encoding DJ-1/PfpI family protein; this encodes MPERTALTTQSSHVTSRVIALYTTDTMADWEYAYLTTQVTTAESIRPGRFRLLLVGDGLEPVTSLGGLPITPSADLSELTTLAEEGRLAALVVPGGETYAQGHERLTAAVQDLLERGVSVAAICGGTFLLARHGVLDTRSHTSNSKGYLEASGYRGSPRHVETPVVTDQGVTTASGIHAVPFTAEVTRVSGVLPTAVADAWERLYLTGDARHYEELAEVTRAWQES
- a CDS encoding DUF86 domain-containing protein codes for the protein MRHESAAYLWEAAEAAQSVITFLDGVSWDQFTQDAMRRSTVERQLEILGESLNRVRRTDPRIAAQIRDVSRIVGMRNILAHEYGTVDARLVYEAGTRKVPTLLPQIEALLPASSDG
- a CDS encoding nucleotidyltransferase family protein, yielding MTVAAAADPDAIRDACRRFGVARLRIFGSAVTGTFDPTTSDLDFLVDFQEDRDSRFEDFFGLQEALEHVAGRPVDLVTTDSLRNPYFRESVLATAEDVYAS
- a CDS encoding ATP-dependent helicase — translated: MTHATNALFGNLSMPGTSRTSPPAEAALPSLATFDDDSWADVEPPDEEDLEPGEGGPQDWVREDLPGGARGTGTGEYPVRTRGAGPVADHGGEPAEDRGTAPLSWEERQAVTAGLVARAQADASAARAQAEWSERAEADLAAAAATGGAEGLVRPGAGSAGGATAGREPVGAVGTVRTGYAGHTGAPRVPWGVTVADPASLVEGLNPAQAQAVTHSGSPLLIIAGAGSGKTRVLTHRVAHLIATGRARPGEILAITFTNKAAAEMRERVTALVGPAGERMWVSTFHSACVRILRRSHEAAGLRSTFSVYDAADSTRLITLIVRELGIDPKRFTPKTFAHRISDLKNELVTPEELARTAQPTNPMERHLVEVYQAYAQRLAAANALDFDDIIMRTVALLQTQPAVAEAYRRRFRHVLVDEYQDTNHAQYVLVRELVGGPGTSGEGSPLPAGELTVVGDSDQSIYAFRGATIRNIEEFEQDYPSARTILLEQNYRSTQNILTAANTVISRNSGRRPKNLWTSSGDGAPVTGYVADSEHDEARWVSQEIDRLADEHGVRPAEVAVFYRTNAQSRALEEVFVRSGQPYKVVGGTRFYERREVKDAIAYLRAVDNPDDDVNLRRILNVPRRGLGDKAEAALAEHASRHAVSFGRAVADAAGVPREDPARQGDDEPPVVEGLTTRARNQVRGFHELLVSLRQMLGEGQGVAEVLDSALDASGYLAELRASDDPQDATRVENLAELHSVASDFQAANPTGTLADFLERVSLVSDSDQLPDADEAGTGGLPEGQVTLMTVHTAKGLEFPVVFVTGMEDGTFPHVRSLSEEADLAEERRLAYVALTRARERLYLTRAAVRSAWGTTQAMPASRFLDDLPAEVVDWRRLASDTVALYSDSTGWGSSWGEGGYGSGRRGARGGPGRRAGADRGGEPGESPAHPDEDDFAPPVGSGNRRTGRLGRVETAKDRAEARRAERAARRGRPTRLDGSPGRPRGRSGQQERGRVGAGDEAGRSQDEALPAAVAGLRVGDQVRHDSYGIGTVVGLEGAGRSLTARVEFTVAGAVTTKRLMLRYAPVARV